From Salvia splendens isolate huo1 chromosome 3, SspV2, whole genome shotgun sequence, a single genomic window includes:
- the LOC121796323 gene encoding calcium-dependent protein kinase 26-like: protein MGSRDMTLTHPFKCYKSSDMSNTILNLSQTGNFRERYVLGEQLGWGRFGIIRECSDKLTGEVLACKSISKERLVTEDDVWSVKLEIDILTKLSGHENVVDLKAVYEEEDYVHLLMELCAGGELFHRIEQLGRLSEHEAHVIFKQLMEVLMYCHDKRIVHRDLKPENILLVSRSSSTIKLADFGLATHIEPGNALRGTVGSPFYIAPEVLAGDYNQAADVWSAGVILYILLSGIPPFWGKTKSTIFDAVRAANLCFYSDVWDHISMSAKDLISGMLCLDPAKRLTAAQVLAHTWTKDAPRGTDKLYRQDILQCERSEVGSSSFSNLTIARDQDLSFCNGSPPVVNSEHEDSPTFSCQSSFYSSRMNQHTPSSKLEGVHSGSCCESHGPEFSSPIPSMPSFTFFTPMPAFEPSEESLCFKIRTLSIDKEPNIRKLILLPDSSPPGPDKGEQKSEVRRGGWAAGTSKSTNLQSKRNNTIGVGELDHLDLISTVAAVSRWASCTQIPSATSLLPSLVC from the exons ATGGGCAGTCGGGACATGACTCTGACTCACCCTTTTAAATGTTATAAATCTTCAGATATGAGCAACACAATCTTGAATTTGAGCCAGACCGGTAATTTTAGGGAGCGGTATGTGCTTGGAGAACAGTTAGGATGGGGAAGATTCGGAATTATAAGAGAATGCTCTGATAAGTTAACAGGCGAAGTTTTGGCTTGCAAGTCTATTTCTAAGGAGAGATTGGTTACAGAGGACGACGTTTGGAGTGTGAAGCTCGAGATTGATATTTTGACTAAGTTATCTGGGCATGAAAATGTTGTGGATCTCAAGGCTGTCTATGAGGAGGAGGATTACGTGCATCTTCTGATGGAACTATGTGCTGGTGGGGAGCTTTTCCATCGGATCGAGCAGCTGGGAAGATTGTCGGAGCATGAGGCACATGTTATCTTCAAGCAGCTGATGGAAGTACTCATGTATTGTCATGATAAACGCATTGTGCATAGAGATTTGAAACCTGAAAATATCCTATTAGTCTCGAGGTCTTCCTCAACTATCAAATTGGCTGACTTTGGTCTTGCAACACATATCGAACCTG GAAACGCACTGCGTGGGACCGTTGGGAGTCCTTTCTACATTGCTCCCGAGGTTTTGGCCGGAGATTATAATCAAGCCGCTGATGTATGGAGTGCTGGTGTTATTCTATACATTCTGCTAAGTGGGATCCCTCCTTTTTGGGGGAAAACCAAATCGACCATCTTTGATGCTGTGCGAGCTGCAAACTTGTGTTTCTATTCGGATGTTTGGGATCACATTTCGATGTCAGCTAAGGACTTGATTTCAGGAATGCTGTGTCTCGATCCTGCGAAGAGATTAACTGCAGCTCAAGTACTCG CGCACACGTGGACAAAGGATGCTCCTCGGGGTACTGATAAACTGTATAGACAAGATATTCTCCAATGTGAACGATCAGAAGTCGGCAGCTCTTCTTTCTCGAACCTTACTATTGCGAGGGATCAGGATCTTAGTTTCTGCAATGGATCACCACCAGTTGTGAACAGTGAGCACGAAGATTCCCCCACTTTCTCATGCCAGTCATCATTCTATTCAAGTCGGATGAACCAGCACACACCTTCCTCCAAACTAGAAGGCGTTCATTCTGGTAGCTGCTGTGAATCGCACGGACCAGAATTCTCGTCTCCAATTCCTTCAATGCCCAGTTTTACCTTTTTTACTCCTATGCCTGCATTTGAACCAAGCGAAGAATCACTATGTTTCAAGATCAGAACACTTTCAATCGATAAAG AACCAAATATTAGAAAGCTTATCCTACTGCCAGATTCTTCACCACCCGGACCAGACAAAGGGGAGCAGAAGTCAGAAGTCCGTAGGGGAGGATGGGCTGCCGGGACTTCAAAATCTACGAACTTGCAGAGCAAGAGGAACAACACAATCGGAGTTGGTGAACTCGACCATCTGGACCTCATTTCCACCGTTGCTGCAGTTAGCCGTTGGGCATCCTGCACTCAGATTCCAAGCGCAACATCACTGCTACCTTCACTTGTTTGCTAG
- the LOC121796329 gene encoding tubulin gamma-1 chain: MPREIITLQVGQCGNQIGMEFWKQLCLEHGISKDGILEDFATQGGDRKDVFFYQADDQHYIPRALLMDLEPRVINSIQNGEYRNLYNHENVFIADHGGGAGNNWASGYHQGKQYEEDLMDMIDREADGSDSLEGFVLCHSIAGGTGSGMGSYLLETLNDRYSKKLVQTYSVFPNQNETSDVVVQPYNSLLTLKRLTLNADCVVVLDNTALNRIAVERLHITTPTFTQTNSLVSTVMSASTTTLRYPGYMNNDLVGLLASLIPTPRCHFLMTGYTPLTVERQANVIRKTTVLDVMRRLLQTKNIMVSSCARTKEASQAKYISILNIIQGEVDPTQVHDSLQRIRERKLVNFIEWGPASIQVALSRKSPYVQTAHRVSGLMLASHTGIRHLFSKCLSQYDKLRKRQAFLDNYRNHPMFADNDLSEFDESRDMIESLVDEYKACESPDYIKWGMEDPDHLMSGEGNATGTVDPKLSV; the protein is encoded by the exons ATGCCTCGCGAAATCATCACTCTGCAGGTCGGCCAATGCGGCAACCAGATCGGAATGGAGTTCTGGAAGCAGCTCTGCCTCGAGCACGGCATCAGCAAAGACGGCATTCTCGAAGATTTTGCAACCCAG GGAGGTGACCGTAAGGATGTGTTTTTCTATCAAGCAGATGACCAGCATTATATACCACGTGCGTTGCTTATGGATTTGGAGCCTCGGGTAATTAATAGCATACAAAATGGCGAATACAGGAATCTCTACAATCATGAGAATGTATTCATTGCGGATCATGGAGGAGGTGCTGGGAATAACTGGGCAAGTGGATACCATCAG GGAAAGCAATATGAGGAGGATTTGATGGACATGATTGATAGAGAGGCAGATGGCAGTGACAGTCTTGAAGGTTTTGTGCTATGCCATTCAATTGCTGGTGGAACAGGCTCAG GGATGGGTTCTTATCTCTTGGAAACTTTGAATGACAGATACAGCAAAAAACTTGTACAAACTTATAGTGTATTTCCAAACCAAAACGAAACTAGTGATGTGGTGGTACAGCCATACAATTCCCTTTTAACGCTCAAGCGTTTGACCTTGAATGCTGATTGTGTGGTTGTTCTTGACAACACTGCACTCAATAGGATTGCTGTAGAGCGGCTTCACATCACAACTCCCACTTTTACTCAAACAAATTCTCTAGTTTCCACTGTCATGTCTGCAAGCACTACAACATTACGGTATCCAGGATATATGAATAATGACTTGGTTGGCCTCCTTGCTTCTTTGATCCCTACACCTCGGTGCCACTTTTTAATGACAGGATATACACCTCTTACTGTGGAACGCCAG GCTAATGTTATTAGGAAAACAACCGTACTTGATGTGATGAGAAGACTTCTTCAG ACAAAAAATATTATGGTTTCATCTTGTGCCCGAACAAAAGAGGCTAGTCAGGcaaaatatatatcaattttgAACATTATTCAAGGAGAAGTGGATCCTACCCAG GTCCATGATAGTTTACAGAGAATACGTGAAAGAAAACTTGTTAATTTTATTGAATGGGGCCCTGCTAGCATTCAG GTTGCTCTGTCTAGGAAGTCTCCTTACGTGCAAACAGCCCACCGT GTGAGTGGACTCATGTTAGCCAGTCATACTGGCATCCGCCACTTATTCTCCAAATGCTTGAGTCAATACGACAAGCTGAGAAAGAGGCAGGCTTTTCTTGATAACTACAGAAATCACCCAATGTTTGCT GACAACGATCTTTCCGAATTTGATGAATCCAGAGATATGATTGAGAGTCTTGTCGATGAGTACAAGGCTTGTGAATCCCCAGATTACATCAAGTGGGGAATGGAG GATCCTGACCATCTCATGTCAGGAGAAGGAAATGCTACTGGAACAGTGGATCCAAAGCTATCAGTTTGA